In Desulfovibrionales bacterium, the genomic window GTTCAACTGGGCCATTTCTACCTGTATCTTGCCTTCCCGGCTCCGGGCGCGCCGGGCAAAAATATCCAGGATAAGCTGGGTGCGGTCAATAACCCGCATATCTGTAAAGTCGGTAATGGAACGTATCTGGGAAGGATTTAACTCATGATCAAATATCAGCAGATTGGCGCCCCTCTGCAGTGTCTTTATCAGTAAATCGCCGAGTTTCCCCTTACCCATTATGTACTTGGGGTGTATTTTATCTCGCCGCTGAATAATGGAATCCAGCACCTCAACCCCGGCGGTTCGCGCCAAATCCCTCAGTTCCTCCAGAGACTCCTCCGCCGCTTCACGGGAGGAGGTGGTGACATCAATAAGGAAGGCGCGATCTTTTTTCCCGCCCACTGTTTCTAAGGCCTGCTCACGGGCAATCTCGTCCTCAAGAGATTGAATCAAGCCCTGAAAATCAATATCCAACTGTGCCGGTATCTTAGGCTCTAGAAAAAAGATGTTTTCTCCCCTTACCGGTCTGGGCAGGAGGTGGGCGGCATGTACCAATCCCGGAAGGCCATCTGGTCGGGCAATTATGCCGGCCATGATATCCAGACGAAGGATGGCCAAATCCGTCAAATCATCCTGGGTAAGGGGCTCATCCTCCAGATGGGTGTGAATGCACCTCAAGCCCCGTAAACGGCTGCTCCCTGCACGGTAATCCGATAAAGCCGGAATAGTAATATTCCGGTGGTCGCCGACCATGACATATTCTATCTCGCCGGACCGCTTTATCAATATGCCTATCTGACGATTGATCTCCCGCGACAACTCGGTAATATATCTGGCTAGTTCAGGGGTGATTATGTCTTTAGGTGGGATCTTACGGCGATAGATATTTTCCAGTCTTTTTACCTGGTTAACCTTAAGGCCGATTATATTTCCGGATATTTTTCTAATAGATTCAGCCCCCTTTTTCTATAGATCGTATTGTCAAAAAATTTACCGCAGAGAACGCAGAGACCGCAAAGCATTTATCGAAAAACAAGATGTTAGATAATCTTCTGCTCCCTTCCTCTTTGCGCTTCCTGCGGTTAACTTTTCATGAAACTTTTGACAGTACCCAACCCAAACATCAAGGTCGTTCGTGTAACAATGTAATGGGGGGCGCTGTGGGTCGTCTTTGAGAAGCTTGAAATTCTTTTCGGGAAGCCTCTGGTTAGCCACCGATAATTTCATTTAGGCCTTCGATTACGAGATCAATTTCTTCCGGCGATACTTTCGCAATTCGCTTTCCGAGACGTTCCTGCGATAGGGTACGTATCTGGCTGATCTTTACCCACGATTGCTTTGGAAGAGCTCGACTGGAAAGAGGGAGGGTAAGAGGAAATCCTGCTTTTGGCGGTTGACTTGTGAGGGCAACGGCAATTACGACGCCCGATCGATCATTGAAAACATCCTGGCTGAGGACAAGCACCGGCCTTTGGCCGGATTGTTCGTGCCCTTTTATCGGATCCAGATTCGCCCAGTAGATATCGCCCCTCAGTATTCTGGCCATTTTTCGATTTCCCGCGAGAACCCTTCCTCGGCAACAGCCTTTTCAAGGTCCGGATCGAGCTTGGCGCACTCTCTCGCTAAACGACTCCTGTTGACACGAGCAAGTTTTTCTTTGATGGCCTCCTGTATTGCCTTGCTCCTATTGGGGAAGACTTTGGAAGAAACTAATCTGTCCAGCTTCCCAAGTACTTCTTCTTCGATAGTGATGGCAATCTTGGCAGTGCCCATATTTTCACCTCTGGTATTACAATATATCATACCATCAGGTTTTTCAAGTCCTTTTGTGGCTAATAAATCTGTTAAAAAGCCCGCTTTTCAGTATCTCCATATTCGTAACTATTTGATTTTATTAATGGCAAAACTACGAAGAGAGACTTTCCCGACAGACTCAACACTCGGGTTCAGGCGATCTCTTCATATCGGTACATGCTGTTTTGGTAATTGACCTATGACAATCGAATTGAGATCAATGCCGGACAGCACCATGACTGCTTTGTATGCTTCAAGCAATGTGTCATGTATTGATCCGAGGTCTTTCAACATGAGTGCTCTTCCTTCTTCCGAGTTTCTGCGAAAGTTGTGACGCCGATAAAATGAATGCGAAAGGCGATTGCGCTCTGTGAGAGCACGGGACAAAAGTGCTTCGAGATGACCAACAGATTCAGATGAACTGCTTACGTTCTTAAGAAGCTGCCCAAGAGTTTGGCGATTTATCTTCTTGAAAAGCACCGATGCTAGCTCTGGATTCGGTTCGCCTAAGAGGTTCTCTTCAGCCACACCAATCTTGATGAGGATATTGCCGAGTTCGGTCTCAAGCAGTTGAGCCGCTTCGGAGGCCTCACCGAACTTTCGATACACGTCATCCAAGGTTGGCACATAACCTCCTTGATCGCTTAACGTCGGGCGGGTCCCTCCGCACGCCCTGGTTAGGTCGCTTGTTTTGGGATTTTGTGTTCGTCATAGACTCGAGCTTTCGATAAGTCAACCCAGTGGCTGTGAGGGAACGTAGGTACTTCGCGATCGAACTCCTTCAGGATCTCATCTCTGACATCTTTCCACAGGGCGAATACCTTTTTATGGCAGGTTTGGGCTTCGCATCGCTGAATGCTTGGCCCGAACCCAAGGTCTTCTACGAGGAGGTAGATATTTTTAATCGGCTCAAAGGGATACAGTCCACTCTTGATGTTGGCATCTGGCAGATTGCAGAATACACCTCGGACTTCGTCTATAGCAACACTAAGCTTAATCAGCACAGTGCGATATTGTGCCTCGGTCGTGATTTCAAACTGGCAATACTGAAGTGCACAATGGGCGGCCTCAACAAGACTTGACCACAAAGATCTTAACTGTTGCTGATAGGCGTGGCGCCTTTGTGCGCAGTAACCCAGCCATACCGCAGTAATGCCGATAAATATGGGCAGGAGATCCTTGAATGTCGAGAACACGATTCGCTCTTCGGTGCAGTCAAAAATACTGATCAAAATTCCGACAATTGCGAGGATCGTAAAAACAGCGATGGCACCGATGAACCACCTCCTGATGGATTTCTTGGTCATTCCTGACTTACCTCATGCGACCTAACATTATATTTAGCTATTAACTGTCTTTTATCATAGTCATAGAGAAAAAAGATAGTGGCGTCAAGCAAAAAGGGGGTTTTGGGGGTAAAGGGGAAAGTCCCCAAAGCGATGGCCAGAAGACCAGGTCTTGCGTTTTTCGATGTCGCTGATTAAAGTAACGTTTAATGAACTCGTAAAAAGTCGAGGGTAGGACGGCACAGTAAAAAGCTCCAGTTGCAAGGCGCGCAAATCCTGAGGAATGAGGCGTACTTGTAGCTACGCCGCAGTGACGAAGGATGCGGCGCAACGCAGCAAATGGACTTTTTACGAAGCCGTCAACGTTTGAGTGATTACCGATACCCATTACCTAACCGACCTGAAAAAATCCATTACACGAGGAGGCCTTGTAGATGTTACCGGGCTGAAAGGCTCTTCCCTGGCCTTTGCCCTGGCCGAAATCGAAAAAACACTCTCCGGCCCTGTCATATGTGTAACCCCTGGCTTAAAGGAGGCAGAACTCTATGCCACGGAGTTTGCCTTTTTCTGTAAACGGCCGGTCTTTGTCTTCCCGCCCTATGAAGTCTTTCCTTTCAGCGAACTATCCCCCCACAGGACCACGGTAAGCCGCCGTATCGAGACCCTTTACCGCATGGTCTCCGGTGATCCTAACTTTATCGTCGTGGTTCCGGTGGAGGCCCTATTACAAAAGTTGCTGCCCAAAAAGGCGCTGACCGATTTTGTCGATTATATCGTTACTCATGAAGATATCGACCGCCAGACCTTAAGAGAAAAGCTGATAGCCGGCGGCTATACCGCTACCTCGCTCGTGCAGGAAGTGGGAGACTTCAGCATCCGGGGTGGCATTATAGACGTTTTTCCCCCCTGCACACCAATCCCGTCCGTATAGACTGTCTTGGAGATTGGGTGGAATCCATCCGTGAGTTTGATCGCCTCACCCAGAGGTCTATACGCGAGATCAATGAGATCATACTCCTTCCGGTACATGAGGTTATTTTGGGAGAGCAAGAAGCCGCCTATGCCCTGAAACATATCCGCCAATATGCTATGGAGCGGGATATTGCCCTCGACGGGATAAAAGAAATCGAGGCCCAGATAGAACAGCGCATTCACTTCACCGGCTCTGAATTCCTCCTGCCTTTATTCTATCCCGAACTTTCCGCCTGGCACGATTACCTCCCGGCCGCCGTGCCTGCCGGCAGGCAGGAGGGTCTCCTGGTGAGTATAGATCCTGCAAGAATAGGAGAAGAACAGGCCCGTTTTCAGAACAAGATCAAAGAAATTAATATAACCGCCCGTGCTGACTCCCGTTTTTGCTCGGAGCCGCAGGATCTTTATCAAATTGACCAGGACTGGGCAGATTTGATCCCGGCTGCCTCCCATGTACGCATCATATCCTTACCCATAGAAGATGAAACGGGTGCCGGCGAAAAATTGCGCCTGGCTACGCTGGGCAATGAAGATATAAGGGCTGAATCACAGCCTGGTCATGAGCAGGAAGACCTTTTCACGGCCTTAACCCGGCGGATAACCGCCTGGCTGGACGAAGGAGAATCTGTTTACCTCGTATGCCGCACGATTCATACTGCGGAACAGGTTAAGAGGCTTCTGGCCGATTGCCGCATCCAGGCCGAGGTACTGGATACACCTTTCCATTTTGCCCTGGAATCATCGAATCAAAAGGTGCGCATCCATACCGGAGATATCTCGCGCGGCTTCCGCTTTCCCGCCTATAGGCTTATTCTGATGACTGAGGGCGAGCTGTTCGGTGAAAGGGTAAAAAAACCGGCTGCGGCCATAAAGAAAAAGTTTTCCCCCATTTTAGACTTTAGCGAGCTTAAGCCTGACGACCTGATCGTTCATCGCGACCACGGCATTGGCATGTATCGTAATCTGGTCCGGCTGGAGGTAGATAACACCGCCAACGACTATCTGTTATTGGAATACCGGGATGGAGATAAGCTCTATCTGCCTGTATATAGACTCAATGTACTGCAAAAATATATAGGCGTAGAAGGTTATAGCCCGCAAATCAACAAATTAGGCGGAAAGTCCTGGCAACTCGCCCGGAAACGGGTCCAGGAAGCCATCTGGAAGGTGGCCCTGGAGCTGCTGGATATCTACGCCCGGCGGAAGGTGGAAAAGGGCTTTGCCTTTTCACCACCTGATAGTCTTTATAAGGAGTTCGAGCTATCCTTTGAACATGAAGAGACCCCGGACCAGATAGCCGCCATAGAAGATACCATAGGAGACATGACTTCACCCCGGCCTATGGATCGATTGATATGCGGGGACGTAGGTTATGGAAAGACCGAGGTGGCCTTGCGCGCGGCATTTAAGGCCGTAATGGACGGCAGGCAGGTAGCCATACTGGTACCCACAACTGTCCTTGCCGAACAACATTTTCAGACCTTCAGCCGCCGTCTTTCTCCCTTTCCGGTAGCTGTGGCCTGTCTCAGCCGCTTCCGCACCGCCAAGGAACAAAAACAGATCCTGTCCAGCCTGGCGGAGGGCAAGGTAGATATCGTCATCGGTACGCACCGCCTGTTGCAAAAGGATATTAAATTTCACGACCCGGGACTACTTATTATAGATGAAGAACACCGTTTTGGCGTCAGGCATAAAGAACAACTGAAAAAAATTAAGAAGACCTTAGATGTCCTCACCCTGACGGCAACACCTATTCCCCGTACCCTTCAGATGTCCCTCCTCAGTGTACGCGATCTTAGCGTAATAAGCACACCTCCTCAGGATCGTATCCCGGTTAAAACCTACGTAACCAGGTTCGATGATAATGTAATACGGGAGGCCATCATCCGGGAATATCAACGCGGCGGTCAGGTCTTCTTTCTGCATAATCGGGTGGCCGGCATTGAGGCGGTGGCCGAACGTTTGCGGAGGCTGGTCCCGGAGGTGCGCATAGCCATCGCCCACGGACAGCTTTCCAGCAGGGCGCTGGAAGAGATCATGGTGAGATTTGTACGCCGGGAGATAGACGTATTGGTCTGCACTACTATTATCGAGTCCGGCCTGGACATTCCCTCGGCTAATACCATAATCATCAACCGGGCTGATCGCCTTGGTCTGGCCGAGATTTACCAGCTCCGTGGCCGTGTGGGGCGCTCTAAAGAGCAGGCCTATGCCTACCTGTTAGTCCCGTCACCGGCCCACCTTACCAGGGATGCCCAAAAAAGGCTCGAGGCCTTATTGGATCTCAGCGAATTGGGATCCAGTTTTAAGCTGGCCATGAGTGACCTCCAGATCAGAGGCGCCGGCAATATACTTGGAACCAGCCAGACCGGACATATTGCGGTAGTGGGTTATGACCTGTATCTGGATCTCCTTGAAAAGACCGTAAACGAACTTAAGGGTACCCCGGTTGAAGAAGAGTTTGAGCCGGAAATTAATCTTAAGGTTTCTGCCTACATACCGGAAAACTATCTGCCGGAGCCGGATCAGCGTCTCATTACCTACCGCCGCTTAACTATGGCAGATACGGTTACGGCGCTCTCAGACATAAAGGATGAACTAACAGACCGCTATGGCCCCATACCCCCCGAGGTCGAAGACCTCATGTCTATCATGGAAATCAAACAGGATCTCAAGAAACTCAGGGTGCACCGCCTGGACAGCGCTAATGGTCATGTTATCTTGAGCTTCAGCGATAAGACCAGACTTCATCCGGAAACAATCCTGTCGTTAATCCGTCGTAACCGGGGTAAGTACCGCTTTACTCCTGAGAATAAACTCTATGCGGCCCTACCCGGTGATGAAGGGGTACAGATACTTGAGGAAGTCAAAAAAGTCTTGCAAGCCCTTTTGTAAGATGCTAATGTCCAACTACAAGTAAAGATTACATTTTATGTTCTCATAATGAAACCTTGACCATGAAACCGATCAATTTCTTTTTTCTTCTCATCTTTTCGCTTATCTTTCTCCTCCCTGTGGTAAGTTCTGCCGAAATTGTCGATCGTATTGTAGCCATCGTCAATGAAGACGTCATAACCCTGGCGGAATTGGGCAAAGAAGAACAGCGTGTTATCGGTCAACTCCAGCAGGAGGCTTCAGCCGCCGCCATAGAAAGAGAAAAAGGGAAAATAAGAACCGAGGTGCTTAATCACCTTATTGAGCGAAAGCTGGCTGAGCAGGAGGCAAAAAGGCTCGGATTGTCTGTGTCTGAGGCAGAAGTCGATGCGGCCGTCGAAAAAATTATTCGTGATCATGGGATAACCAGGGAACAACTGACGGCCCGCCTGGAACAGGACGGCATCTCCATGGAAGAGTACCGCCAGAAACTCAAGGAACAGATAGAACGCTTCAAATTGATCAGCCAGGCAATCAATGCCAAGATCGTTATAACTGAAGACAAACTCAGAGAGTATTATAAAGATAACCAACACAGTTATACCGGCCAACAAGAATATGGGGTTCAGCATATTGTCTTCAGCATACCCGGTAGTTGTAGTGAGGAAGAAAAACACGCTATCCTTAAAAAGGCCGAAGATATCCGCCAGCGGGCTAAGGATGGGGCTGATTTTGAAGGCCTGGCCAGGCAGTTTTCCGGATATCCCACCGCATCTGAGGGCGGCAATCTGGGCTATCTGGATAAAAATGAGCTGGCGCCATATATGAAGGACGTTATTACCTCTCTTAAAACCGGAGAAGTAAGTTCCGTAGTTGAAACTCCTATCGGCTATCAAATCTTTAAAGTTATAGATATTAAGGGATCAAAAGAAAAAACATTTGAAGAGGCAAGGGAAGAAATATATCAAGTGCTGTTTGAGCAAGATGTGAACAAGCGTTTTATGGTCTGGATAAAAGAGCTTCGCGATAGGTCATATATAGAGGTCTTACTTTGAGCGCCAACGGTACGGAAACCAAAAATAAAGGTTCCTGCCCCTTATTTTTTAATCGGAAAAATTTGCCGATCTATATATAAAAACCAAAAACCGGGGGGCACATGGAGTCTATCGGCGATTATCTAAAACGCGAGAGGGAACTCAGAAACATAACCCTGGAAGAGGTTGCCAATGCTACCAGAATTAATATCGGCATTCTAAGAAACATAGAAGATGGGCAAGCGGAAAGGCTTCCGGCAGAGGTATTTGTTCGGGGCTTTATCCGTTGCTATGCTCAATATGTTGGGTTAGATCCTAACGACGTCCTCCTCCGCTATCAGCCTCAGACTACATCATCCGAACATCAAGAAGAAACTAGCCCTCCTCCCGAAAAACCCGAAAAGAAGATATGGCTGTTCTTTTCCAGTCATAGAAAACTCCTTAAGATATCTATATCAATCATTATCGTTGTCTTTCTCTTGAGTCTCGTGGTTACTATCGGCAAAAAGGAACCCCTTAAAAAAGAACAACCGCCCTTGTCCAAAAGCTCCGCCCCGGCGCATCCACGACCGGTCGAGGCCAATCGTGTTCTTGACCAGGCCCAAACAGATGCCCCCGAACAAACAAACATTCCTGCTCCTCAAGCGAAAGCACAGGAGCCGCCTCAACTCCAAAATATCACGCCCGGGCACATCTACGAAAAGCAACATGAGTTACGGGCCGTTTTTAAAGAAAATACGTGGGTGCAGGCGGTGATTGACGAACAGAACCTGCAGGAGTACTCCTTTAAGGCAGGTGAAACCATCACCTGGACGATGGGTAACAAAATAAGGCTAATTATAGGCAACGCCGGCGGCATGGATCTTTATCTGGATGGCGAGCAAATGAAGCCCCTTGGGGATAGCGGGCAGGTAGTGGATATTACTCTGCCGCTGCCAAACCCCAAGGTAATGTGATCTATCCCGAATCAAGGAAATTAACCAATAATTCAAGAAAATCTGCGTAATCTGTGGATTAAAGCCTATGCCTCTCCTCAAAACACCCGCCATCATACTTAACCATAAGGACTTTGGTGAATCTGACAAGATTATTACCTTCTTTACATATTCTTTAGGTAAAATAACAAGCATTGCCAAGGGCGCTAAAAAGAGCCGCAGGCGCTTTGCCAACCAGTTGGATCTATTTTCCTTCGTCCGGCCTATTCTCTGGGAAAAACAGCGTTCATCTCTAACCAGAATCGACCAATGTGACCTGCTGCAATCGTTTCCTTCCATACGAAAGGCGCCCGAAAGATTTGCTTATGCCGCTTATTTCTGTGAACTGGTAGATGCCTGGGTAAGGGATCGTGATCCCCATGCCGAACTTTTCTATCTTTTACTATGGGCCCTTCGCATGGTCGATCAAGGCGCCTCTTTAGCCCCTCTATCTGTAATTTTTCACCTGCGCCTCCTCACCATAGTCGGTTATGCCCCTAATTTTATAGCTTGTGTTAACTGTAATCTATGGAAAGGTGGACAGGTTTCTTATAGTTTTAATTATGAAAAGGGGGGCATTGTCTGCTCTGACTGCGCCTTTAATCTTCCCTTAAAAAATCGTCTTTCGCCAGGCACTGTAAAACTCCTCTCGTTAGCCCAAAAAACGTCTCTAGCCAAGCTTTCCCGACTACATTTTAGCGCTCAACCATTGGCCGAAAGCACACCTATCCTGGAAAATTTTGTACACAGCCTTCTGGACAAAGAAATAAAATCCTACCGATTCTTATCCAAGGCCCAGGAGTGCATTCGGTAATGGATAGGACTGCTACCGGGGTTAACTTACAGGTTCTTCAGACTATTCTTTGTGAACTCGTAAAAGGTCCAAAATATCACGCAAGGCCGAAAAAAGAATAAAATTTGGAACTCAGAAACTCATGAAAAAATCTTTTATCCTGATTTTTCGCCTCGGCGAATCTGCCTTTGGCACGACTTGATTTCCAGATTTTTATTTTTCTTTGCGCCTTTGCGTGAGAGATTGACTTTTTACAAGACCATCATTCTTTAACTAACGATATTCGGTGGCCTGTCCGACCTGATTAAGTCTGGAAAATTTTTTAAGTAACATCACTATCGCGCTCCGCATCTTTTCCCACTGCACAATGGGATCTGCGGTATTCTTCAGGGTCTCATTTTCACGTAGTTGACTGGCGGCTAGTTGGCCGGCCAAGCGGTAAAGCTGCCGCTCCTCCATAGCATAAAGCCGATTTAAAATTTCAGGAGGGATATGTTTAACCAGATCTTCTATCTCTGGCCATGGTTGTCCTTCGTCCTCAGCATCCGGTCGTAGCTGCGCCGGGACGTGCTCTCCGGTTTGGACGGGCCTCTCTGCATCGGTCTCTACTGCGACGGTGTGTTCTGCAGTGACAGGCTCCTTTTCCTTGCTGCTCGCCTGGGTCGAAGATGCGCCTTGGCGTGAAGACTTAACCGCTAAAAGTTCCGATGATGAGGAATCGTCTTTTAATGTCGCGGCCTTATATACGGCGCCCGACTCCAGAGAAGGTATGTTTTCTTCCTCCTGTGTCTCAGGTATTACTTCTTCTGACCTCTTGTTTTCAGCACTCTCCTCTTGTAGATATACCGGGGCTTGAGCCTCCGGCTCTGTAGGCCGTTCTTTCCTGGCGTTCGCCTTGTCTTTCTTAAAAAAGCCCTTTTTAAACATATAGGCAAGGTTTTCTACCATGGTTTCATCTATGAATTGAAGCTGATTGGTCTCACCGGCCTTAAGGCATAATTTACATATCTTGTTGACCACCCGCGGCACACCACGAGAATGTTTCCATATAGCCCTGACTGCCTGTTCAGTAAATATCTCTCTGGAACATCCGACCTGTTTTAGCCGATGAGCTATATACCCCGCAACTAGTTCTGGGGAGTCTAGCCCCCTTACCTTACAATAAACCCCGATGCGCTGGTAGAGATTTTCCATCGACGGTCTTTCCAGCTTTTGCGCCAACTCTTTCTGGCCGGCAAGTACAAAAGTCACCAGATTCTGGCGGTCATCCTGCATATTGGTGAGAAGCCGCAGCCCCTGTAAGCTGGCCGGGTTCAGGACATTGGCTTCATCGATGAATATAACTACCTGTTTACCCTCGTCGGCTGTTCGATAAAGGATCTGATTAATTTCCTCCTGTAAATGGTCTTTCCACTTCGTAACTACCTTCTTATTTTCCAACTGGCCGATGATCTCGCGCATTATCTGTGTGAAAGACAGCGTGGGATTAGTAAGAAAGGCTATCTTGTATTTATCCGGGCCTAATTCGTTCAAGAGAATACGTAAGGCCAATGTCTTTCCTGTTCCAATATCCCCTACTATTACCGCCAGACACTCATTCCCCTCTTTAATGGCAAATAAAATCTCTGATATGGCATCTTCCAAGCCGGGATTCTGCGGCCAATACATCTTCGGATCAGGCACATTATCAAACGGCGGCCGATTCAATCCCCAATATCTGTAATAGGTCATATTAATCCCTCCCAGGCTCCCCCGTCCAATCCGGGTCTAAACACACGCCACTGCCGCCCTATCTTAAGCCCGACCAATTTTCCGGCTAAGAGTTCCTTGTAAACCGTAGCTGTGCTTACCTGGAGAGATCGGGCGGTCTCTTCCACGGTAAGCCATTGTTTATCAGTCTGCGGCTGGGCAGGTGTGACATACACCGTAACCTTGATGGGGGAAAACGATTCATATCTAACCTCCAGGTCAAACTTCTTCAACGTGGCCCTGGACTCGCCATAGTCTTTGTTGCCGATAGCGATCAAAGACTTAACTAAAGAATTAATTGCCTCATTGGGTTCGATGGTAATGCCCGGTTCAGATGGAGCCGGCAAGTCTATCGGCGGCTGCAAGTCTCTCTCTGCAACGTTATTACCTTCCCATCTCCTCCGAGCCAGACAGATTTTTTCCATATCTAACTTACCTCAATAAACATACGTTCTCTGCGCATCTGTATAGGCACAAGCAAGGCCTCAAAAAGCCCTTGCTTTATGTTATCGGAATTAATACGTGATTCTTTAATATCAGGCAGTCGCAAAAACCGTACCCTATTGGGCCGATAATTTTTTCCAATATATTCAAATTGTTACAAAAAGGAGCGGGGTTGGGGGCAACGCGATTACAAAACTTGTTAATACCCTTTGATAAAAAATTTGTAGATGCCCAGCATAGGGCACACAGTATATCGATCACGAAGTCTGTCTTAGACTGATTATATGTTAACCAATAACATCAAATAATTAACGACCACAGGTTGAGTTGTTCCACGTGAAACAACTCAATATCCTGGGACATAAATGTCCTTTGCAAGGAAAACGTTTTGTGGTAACTTCACTTTATCATGGGAAAAATCATCTGTCTGGCTAATCAAAAAGGCGGTGTTG contains:
- a CDS encoding helix-turn-helix domain-containing protein; this encodes MEKICLARRRWEGNNVAERDLQPPIDLPAPSEPGITIEPNEAINSLVKSLIAIGNKDYGESRATLKKFDLEVRYESFSPIKVTVYVTPAQPQTDKQWLTVEETARSLQVSTATVYKELLAGKLVGLKIGRQWRVFRPGLDGGAWEGLI